In Paludibaculum fermentans, the genomic stretch GTTGCACAACGGCGCCCTCTCGCCGGCGAGATAGGGGAGGAACACGAGTCCGCGCGCGCCTGGGGGCGAGGACCGGACCATCTCGTCGAAGCGGGCAAAGTCGCAGTCCATCAGTTCAGCGCGCGCCCACTCGAGCGAGGCGCCTGAAGCGGCCGTCGAGCCGCGCACCAGCCAATCGCCCGAACCCGAGAATGGCAGCGAATAGACACGCCTGTTCCCGTCGAGGAACTGCGTTGCCCGCCTGACCCCGAACGAGGTCACCGTGCCGGAGATGTCGAGAGCCTCGCCCTCGCGGTGGAGACCTGCGCCCAGGTAGGCGGTCATGCTGTCATATGACAGTGAAATGATGTGACACGGCGGCAGGCCGCAAGCGGCTGCAAGTTGTGGAGCAAGCGTCCCCAGCACCGACCCGATGACGGCGGGTTGACCGAGTTTGCCGGCGTCCAGGCCGAGTTCCGCCAGTAATGGCCGGGGCAACTCGCCGGAGAACGGATCGGCATAACACGTGAATTGAGTGTAGGTGTCCATCCATGCAGCACCCGTCAGAAGGTAGTTGAGATACCCGGTGGAGTCGAGCAGGAGCCGCGCGCGGGCATACGTATCCGGCTCTTCTCGCGCCAGCCAGAGGACCTGCGGCAGAAGATCGCAGGCATTGGCCCGCCAGCCAGTCGCCTGGCTCACCACCTGGAATGCGGCCGTGGCTTCGATTTCGGGCAGACAGCGCGCCGGGCGAGCGTCGGAGTAGAGCATTGCCGGACGCAGCGGCTCACCGCGCTCGTCGAGAGCCACGGTCCCGGCCAGCGTTCCGCAGGCTGCAATCGCACGCAGGCAGCGGGCTAGCTGATGGTCCCTTCCGAGCCACTCGAGCAAGGTCCGGAGGCCGTCGCGCCACTCGCGAGCATCCTGCTCCGCGCAAGTGCCGGCGCGGATGGTTGTCACGGGAACAGACCACCGGGCGAGTTTGTGGCCAGCACGGTCCATCACCGTGCCGCGCAGGCTCTGCGTGCCCAGATCCACTAACAGAATGACGTCACCAGGCGCCATTCAGTCCCCTGCCGCCAACCTGCGGAGCGCTTCCATGCCGTGCCGCATGCCCGACGCCAGCATGCCACGATCGGAGCCCATGGCGATGAACGTGAAACCCATGCGCAGGTACTGCTGCGCCTGCTCGGCATTGCGGGCCAGAATCCCCGCCGGCTTGCCGTGAGCGGCAGCGGACGCCACCACTGTCTGCAGCGCGGCGCTGAAGCGCAGTGCGTCTTCCGCCGTGGCGCCTACACCCAGGCTGACACTCAAGTCGAGGGGGCCTATGAACAGCACGTCGATGCCGGCCGTCGCCGCGATGGCGCCGGCGTTCTCTACCGCTTGCGCGGACTCGATCTGCACCGTCAACAGCACTTCGCGGTTGCTCCCGCTCAGGTATCGGTTGTAGGTGAAACCGTAGCCGCTGGCCCGTGTGGAAGTCGCCGCGCCTCGAGCGCCCAGCGGAGGGATCCGCACCGCCGCCACGGCCGCAGCCGCCTGTTCAGGCGTCTCCACATTCGGGATCATGACGCCGGCCGGCCCCAGATCCAGCACGCGCTTGATCTCCACCGAATCGAGCCCACCTACACGAACCACCACCTGGGCCGGGCCCGCCTGCGCCGCCCACAGTTGATGGGCGAGGTCCCTGTAGTCGCCTGAGCCGTGTTCCAGATCGACAAGCAGCCAGTCGTAGCCAGCCAGCGAAGCGATCTCCGCCGAGACGGCAGAGCCCAGGTTCAGCCACATGCCAAATGCCGCGTTCCCGGATTGCAGGTTTTTGAGGAGTTGGGTCAAGCGAGGCTAGTATACGGAAGATCCGAATAACATGTCAATAAGTATTATAAACATATCAGCCGCGTTTCGGGCGGCTTCTTGAGCGACCAATGACGTGCTAGAATCGCCTCGTGGGTACACTCCGCTCACCGCAACTGAAGGAAGATATTGCAGGCTTGGCCGATCGTGCCTACCGGTACATTCTCGACCAGATTCTGCGCGGTGACGCTCCGATGGGCGCCGAGATCAACCGTCGCAAAATCGCGGCGGAGCTCAATATGAGCCTGCTGCCTGTGAGTGAGGCGCTGAAGCGGCTGGAGCAGGAACTGCTGGTCGAAAGCGGACGCCGCGTCGGCACCCGTGTCCGCATCCCCTCTCCCCAGGAGATTCGCGGCTTCTGCATTGTTCGCGAGGCTCTGGAAACTCAGGCTGCGCGGCTGTTCGCCACGCACGCCCGGCACAAGGACCGGCAGCAGCTCAATCAGCTTGCGGCTGAACTCGATGCCCTTTACGAACAGAACGCGGAACTCGGTGAAGATGCGGACAACGCCTTCCTGCACGAGCTGCGGCTCTGCCACATGCGATTTCACCTGAGCATCGCCGACGGGGCCGGCTGTCCGTATCTGCAGCAACAGGTGGAGAAGAACCAGCACCTGGTGTTTAACTGCTTTTACGACAAGCTCTTCGGCCCACGCCGGCTGCCGCGCGAATGGCATCTTTCGCTGGCTGTCGCGATCAACTCAGGGGATATCGACGAGGCTGACCGTGCTACCCGAACGCACGTCCGGCACCACCTGGACGAGATCCTCTACAGCCTCGAGCCCTACCTGAGCCTGGACCGCCAGCGGATAGTTTCCACCGAGTAGCAGGCCC encodes the following:
- a CDS encoding HpcH/HpaI aldolase family protein; protein product: MTQLLKNLQSGNAAFGMWLNLGSAVSAEIASLAGYDWLLVDLEHGSGDYRDLAHQLWAAQAGPAQVVVRVGGLDSVEIKRVLDLGPAGVMIPNVETPEQAAAAVAAVRIPPLGARGAATSTRASGYGFTYNRYLSGSNREVLLTVQIESAQAVENAGAIAATAGIDVLFIGPLDLSVSLGVGATAEDALRFSAALQTVVASAAAHGKPAGILARNAEQAQQYLRMGFTFIAMGSDRGMLASGMRHGMEALRRLAAGD
- a CDS encoding GntR family transcriptional regulator — its product is MGTLRSPQLKEDIAGLADRAYRYILDQILRGDAPMGAEINRRKIAAELNMSLLPVSEALKRLEQELLVESGRRVGTRVRIPSPQEIRGFCIVREALETQAARLFATHARHKDRQQLNQLAAELDALYEQNAELGEDADNAFLHELRLCHMRFHLSIADGAGCPYLQQQVEKNQHLVFNCFYDKLFGPRRLPREWHLSLAVAINSGDIDEADRATRTHVRHHLDEILYSLEPYLSLDRQRIVSTE
- a CDS encoding xylulokinase, translating into MAPGDVILLVDLGTQSLRGTVMDRAGHKLARWSVPVTTIRAGTCAEQDAREWRDGLRTLLEWLGRDHQLARCLRAIAACGTLAGTVALDERGEPLRPAMLYSDARPARCLPEIEATAAFQVVSQATGWRANACDLLPQVLWLAREEPDTYARARLLLDSTGYLNYLLTGAAWMDTYTQFTCYADPFSGELPRPLLAELGLDAGKLGQPAVIGSVLGTLAPQLAAACGLPPCHIISLSYDSMTAYLGAGLHREGEALDISGTVTSFGVRRATQFLDGNRRVYSLPFSGSGDWLVRGSTAASGASLEWARAELMDCDFARFDEMVRSSPPGARGLVFLPYLAGERAPLCNPDARGAFFGFTASTTRSDMARAVYEGVCFSLRHIQSVMESGGVRIGTVKLAGGLAQNPLLNAIKADITGKTLVPLLDHELTTSGAAAIVGRALGWYESDAEAACVLGQGGAPVLPDAANKAVYDRQFQLYTMLAEQLTPLFLPSEAYPVAPLPPVESPIQIG